The Hymenobacter sp. DG01 genome has a segment encoding these proteins:
- a CDS encoding glutamate synthase subunit beta translates to MGNAIGFKEFQREMPPKVHPQQRVTHNQEFVGSYSEEQLHRQSGRCMECGIPFCHSGCPLGNIIPEFNDAVHREDWAKAYQILSSTNNFPEFTGRICPAPCESACVLGINSAPVAIEEIEKHIIEIAFAKGYVQPTAPVLKTGKTVAVVGSGPAGLAAAAQLVRAGHAVTVFERDDQPGGLLRYGIPDFKLDKWVIDRRLRLMEEDGVVFRCNTEVGRDLAAEELLRTFDAVVLAGGALVPRDLPIPGRELLGIHFAMDYLTQHNRRVSNLSINEEELLATGKEVVVIGSGDTGSDCVGTANRQQAHSVAQFALMHQPDAGRSAFEPWPHYPTTLFRTSTSHEEGCHRYWGINTKAFLGNEHNHLRALLVTDVTWETDVLGRRLGFTEIEGSEREIPCQLALLALGFTSPRYEGLLQQLGVALDERGNVQTTSEANYLTSRPNVFVAGDMRRGQSLVVWAISEGREAARQVDVFLMGKTALPSKDAVGMFG, encoded by the coding sequence ATGGGTAACGCAATAGGTTTCAAGGAATTTCAGCGGGAAATGCCGCCCAAGGTGCACCCGCAGCAGCGGGTAACGCACAACCAGGAGTTTGTGGGCAGCTACTCTGAGGAACAGCTGCACCGGCAGTCGGGGCGGTGTATGGAATGCGGTATTCCGTTCTGCCACTCGGGCTGTCCGCTGGGCAACATCATTCCGGAGTTCAACGACGCCGTGCACCGCGAGGACTGGGCGAAGGCCTACCAGATCCTCAGCTCCACCAACAATTTTCCGGAGTTTACGGGCCGCATCTGCCCGGCACCTTGTGAGTCGGCCTGCGTGCTGGGCATCAACAGCGCGCCGGTAGCCATTGAGGAAATTGAGAAGCACATCATTGAAATTGCCTTCGCCAAAGGCTACGTGCAGCCTACAGCGCCGGTACTAAAAACGGGCAAAACGGTGGCGGTAGTGGGCTCTGGGCCGGCCGGACTGGCGGCGGCGGCCCAGTTGGTGCGGGCGGGCCACGCCGTCACGGTGTTTGAGCGCGACGACCAGCCTGGTGGCCTGCTTCGCTACGGTATCCCCGATTTTAAGCTGGACAAGTGGGTAATTGACCGCCGCCTGCGGCTCATGGAAGAAGATGGGGTAGTGTTTCGGTGCAACACGGAGGTAGGCCGAGACTTAGCCGCCGAGGAGCTTCTTCGCACTTTTGATGCTGTGGTGCTGGCCGGCGGGGCTCTCGTGCCGCGCGACCTGCCTATTCCGGGCCGGGAGCTACTGGGCATTCATTTCGCCATGGATTACCTTACCCAGCATAACCGCCGCGTTAGCAACTTGTCAATCAATGAGGAGGAGCTGTTGGCCACGGGCAAAGAGGTAGTGGTTATCGGCAGCGGCGACACGGGCTCCGATTGCGTAGGCACGGCCAACCGTCAGCAGGCCCACTCAGTGGCGCAGTTTGCCCTCATGCACCAGCCCGATGCCGGACGGTCCGCCTTCGAGCCCTGGCCCCACTACCCTACTACCCTCTTCCGAACCAGTACCTCGCACGAAGAAGGCTGCCACCGCTACTGGGGCATTAACACGAAAGCCTTTCTAGGCAATGAGCACAATCACCTGCGCGCCTTACTTGTAACCGATGTAACCTGGGAAACCGACGTGCTGGGTCGCCGCCTAGGCTTCACTGAAATCGAAGGTTCGGAGCGCGAAATTCCTTGTCAGCTGGCCCTACTGGCCTTAGGCTTCACCTCGCCCCGCTACGAAGGGTTGCTGCAGCAACTGGGGGTAGCCTTGGACGAGCGCGGTAATGTGCAAACTACCAGCGAGGCCAATTACCTCACGTCGCGGCCCAATGTGTTTGTGGCCGGCGATATGCGTCGGGGCCAGTCGTTGGTGGTTTGGGCCATTTCAGAGGGTAGGGAAGCTGCCCGGCAAGTTGATGTTTTCCTGATGGGTAAGACTGCGTTGCCGAGCAAAGATGCCGTAGGCATGTTTGGGTAA